From Bacteroidota bacterium, one genomic window encodes:
- a CDS encoding T9SS type A sorting domain-containing protein produces the protein MRHFILTFFAVSNLLFCFGKENSFRSPISCGNDSTIISSGYTLDYFNNTRSYSLGINIFDKDSGMSSYCGQNGMPWSSLSCGNGFWNKSDTIYTTTGLIQEILVSEGSVSGWMNKRSVTFTYSLTDKLTGEYERVWNGAVWDSLSIKTYLYDVNDQLIEYNSYFNVLGMWTNDLKTETVYLNDQPYSKIFYHGNGSSWLSDSMFVFTYTGSTRTSLELSYWDTLAANWQVVSLVPYQLQEGNWSARIVRLIPVIVDGVGAVDTLYYDLDSLDATVYWHSFTYTSIDTVTFYNTEAYIYSYDYDLLNGEYKLMISSEGLYSLDLFNGDSLWSGIYRPYITIYTYDAENRLIDMEQTGGCTNPCGNNFQNTYDSAGLLIRYHEQMWITTAETNTYVEYSYYNSSDIGIFVPRWDIDPPVCPGSVYQPNLIIAGGCAPYQIHWYPSTGLSSDTITNPVIEVNDSMTYTVFAQDNAGNMDTILYHVSPVFSTRIDVDSSTCSGPISLSVQNSGNVSYQWYENGQIIPNANLSVLEVSQPGDYSVEVTGNYSSDYFQGGVCTVQSELIHISGPEIQLSGDTLFTLSVADHYEWYLDGALYSSGASPFIIPNQTGNYVVVTYDSIGCTGFSASYYYATTNLQNEILEADIIIYPNPTSDFVSINIPAGHVGSEIIFLDITGKEVLKEKLIAKSTTIFVAGLARGVYIAIIQIENRRFYERVVVGL, from the coding sequence ATGAGACATTTTATACTAACATTTTTCGCAGTATCAAATTTGTTGTTTTGTTTTGGTAAGGAGAATTCCTTTCGGTCTCCGATTTCTTGTGGAAATGATTCAACAATTATTTCCTCCGGATATACCCTGGACTATTTCAATAATACGAGAAGCTATAGTCTGGGTATAAATATATTTGATAAGGATTCCGGAATGAGTTCCTATTGTGGACAAAATGGGATGCCCTGGTCTTCTCTTAGTTGTGGAAATGGATTCTGGAATAAGTCGGATACAATTTATACGACAACAGGATTAATTCAGGAGATTCTTGTAAGCGAGGGTTCCGTGTCTGGTTGGATGAATAAACGATCAGTTACGTTTACATATTCATTGACGGATAAACTTACAGGTGAGTATGAGAGAGTCTGGAACGGTGCTGTATGGGATTCTCTTTCTATAAAGACCTATCTGTACGATGTGAATGACCAGCTTATTGAATACAACTCTTATTTTAATGTTTTGGGGATGTGGACAAATGATCTGAAAACAGAAACAGTTTATCTAAATGATCAGCCCTATTCAAAAATATTTTACCATGGAAATGGTTCATCATGGTTGAGCGATTCAATGTTTGTCTTCACTTATACAGGTTCTACAAGAACCTCGCTGGAGCTCAGTTATTGGGACACTCTGGCAGCTAATTGGCAAGTTGTCTCTCTGGTTCCATATCAACTGCAGGAGGGGAACTGGAGTGCCCGCATTGTCAGATTAATTCCTGTGATCGTAGATGGTGTTGGTGCTGTAGATACCTTGTACTATGATCTTGATTCTTTGGATGCAACAGTTTATTGGCATTCATTCACCTATACATCCATCGACACCGTGACTTTCTATAATACTGAGGCATATATTTATAGTTATGATTATGATCTTTTAAACGGTGAATATAAACTGATGATATCATCCGAAGGTCTATATTCTTTGGATCTTTTTAATGGTGATTCATTGTGGTCCGGAATTTATCGTCCGTACATTACAATCTATACATATGATGCGGAAAATCGACTAATAGATATGGAGCAAACCGGGGGTTGTACCAACCCTTGTGGAAACAATTTTCAGAATACTTATGATTCTGCAGGGTTATTAATTCGTTACCATGAACAAATGTGGATCACGACTGCAGAAACAAATACCTATGTAGAATATTCTTATTATAATTCCTCCGATATTGGAATTTTTGTTCCCAGATGGGATATTGATCCACCTGTTTGTCCGGGATCTGTATATCAACCTAATCTAATTATAGCGGGAGGTTGTGCTCCCTATCAAATTCATTGGTACCCCTCAACTGGTTTGTCCTCGGATACAATCACTAATCCTGTGATAGAAGTGAATGATAGCATGACTTACACCGTTTTTGCACAAGACAATGCCGGCAATATGGATACAATTCTGTACCATGTCTCACCTGTTTTTTCGACCAGGATAGATGTTGATTCTTCGACTTGTTCCGGACCTATTAGTTTATCCGTTCAAAATTCTGGGAATGTAAGTTATCAATGGTACGAGAATGGTCAGATAATACCCAATGCAAATTTATCTGTCCTGGAAGTGAGTCAACCCGGAGATTATTCTGTTGAAGTTACTGGCAACTATTCATCAGACTACTTCCAAGGAGGGGTCTGCACCGTTCAATCGGAACTCATTCATATTTCCGGGCCGGAAATTCAACTTTCAGGAGATACATTATTCACTTTGTCGGTTGCTGACCATTATGAATGGTATTTGGATGGGGCACTTTACAGTTCAGGTGCATCGCCATTTATTATTCCAAATCAGACCGGGAATTATGTGGTGGTTACTTACGATTCAATTGGGTGTACAGGATTTTCCGCATCCTATTATTATGCAACTACAAATCTTCAAAATGAAATTCTTGAAGCTGATATAATAATCTATCCCAATCCGACTTCTGATTTTGTTAGCATCAACATTCCTGCAGGTCACGTGGGGTCAGAAATAATATTTTTGGATATAACCGGAAAAGAAGTTTTAAAAGAGAAATTGATTGCCAAAAGTACAACGATATTCGTTGCAGGCCTTGCAAGGGGAGTGTATATAGCAATCATTCAAATTGAAAATCGTCGGTTTTATGAGAGAGTGGTTGTGGGGTTATAG